The following is a genomic window from Patescibacteria group bacterium.
CAAAACGAATCCCCAAGAAATAGAAAAAGGATTTAAAGAAGGTGTTTGGGTGGCAGCTAAACTTTACCCTGCAGGAGCAACTACAAACTCGGACGCTGGTGTAACTGATATTAAACGTATATATCAGGTGTTTAAGAAAATGCAAAAAATCGGAATGCCTCTACTTGTTCATGGGGAGCAATTGATACATAACGGTAACAAGGTAGATATATTTGACCGTGAGATCATTTTTATTAATCAAACCCTGACCCCACTACTTGTGGAATTTCCTGAACTCAAAGTTGTGCTTGAACACATAACAACAAAAGAAGCTTCAAGTTTTGTGTGGTCAATGTACAAACAACACGGAAATATTGCTGCAACTATTACACCACACCACCTTTGTATAAACAGAAATGATATTTTCGAAGGCGGTATACGACCTGACTTGTACTGTTTGCCTATTGCTAAGCGAGAAGTAAACCGCATTGCTCTACGTAAAGCCGCGACTAGTGGAAAAAAATGTTTTTTCCTTGGAACTGACAGTGCCCCACATTTTCAGCATAGAAAATATGATGCATGTGGTTGTGCGGGAATTTTTAATGCACCTGTAGGCATTGAGCTTTACGCAAGTGTGTTTGAGGAAGAGGGCATGCTTTCTACTTTTGAGTCATTTGCCTCAATAAATGGTCCGAAATTTTACGGATTACCAGTAAACAAAAGGAAGATGACCCTTATACGAGAACCGTGGACTGTTCCAAACGAAATTGTGTGTAGCAATTCAGATATTTTAACGCCATTTATGGCAGGTGAGAAAATACCCTGGAAAATAGCAAAATAAAACGGGCGCCCTATTTGTGAATAGGGCGCCATTTTTTTATATTTTAAAACTAAGTTTTATCGTCTTCTTTTTTCTTTGGAGTGATATTGTTTGCGATGAGTATTTTTTCAAATTCTTCGCGCTCGAGCGTTTCAATTTCTATAAGCTGATTAGCAATAGCATCGAGTGCTCCTCTGTGTTCTGTCAATATTTTTTCCGCTTTGCTGTATGCACCGTCAATAATTTCTTTTACTTGTGAATCAATTTCTGCGGATACTTTTTCTGAATATTCTTTTTCGTTTACTCCGCGTCCAAAAAGTGTGTGTCCTCCTTCCCCTTCAAGAGCCATTGGTCCCATTTTGTCCGACATACCATATTTTGTAACCATATTGCGAGCAAGTGCAGTCAGTACCTGTAGGTCATTTGATGGTCCTGTCGTTAAATCGCCAAATACCATTTTTTCTGCAACATACCCACCGAGAGAAGCGGAGATATCATCGAGGAATTCTCGTTTAGACTGCATTCTTCTGTCTTCAAATGGAAGTTTAAGTGTGTAACCTGCTGCACTTCCTCGCGATATAATCGATATTTTGTGGACAGGGTCGGCGTGCGGAAGGATAGACGAGACAAGTGCGTGGCCTGCTTCATGGTATGCGGTAATTCTTTTTTCCTTTTTTGAAAGTATGTGGCTTTTTCGTTCGGGTCCGAGCATCACCTTTTCAATTGAACGAACGAGGTCAAACTGCGCTACTTCTTTTCTGTCTTCACGAGCCGCAAGAATCGCCCCCTCGTTCATCAGTGAATACAGGTCGGCGCCGGAAAAACCGGGAGTGCGTTCGGCAATGACAACAAAGTTTACGTCTTCACCAAGTGGTTTTTTTCGTGCGTGGATTTTTAGGATTTCCTCCCGATCCTTCCTATCTGGTAGGTCAATGGTCACGCGCCTGTCGAATCGCCCCGGACGCAGAAGTGCCGGATCAAGCACATCAGGTCGGTTCGTTGCCGCCATGACAATGACTTTTTCATTTGGCTCAAATCCGTCGAGTTCAACTAGAATTTGGTTGAGTGTTTGTTCACGCTCGTCGTTTCCACCACCGACTCCTGTGCCTCGTACACGCCCAACCGCATCAATCTCATCAATAAAAATAATTGCGGGTGAAGCGTGTTTAGCCGTCTTGAAGAGGTCCCGCACACGCGACGCACCTACTCCGACAAACATTTCAACAAATTCTGAACCGGAAATAGAAAAGAACGGTACACTTGCTTCTCCGGCAACCGCGCGAGCTAACAATGTTTTCCCAGTACCAGGTGCGCCCATGAGAATAATACCCTTTGGAATACGTGCTCCTATATCGAGAAACTTTTTTGGATTTCTGAGAAAATCAACAATTTCAATGAGCTCATCTTTTGCTTCTTTGGCACCTGCCACATCTTTAAACAATACTCTTTGCGTTTTGTCGTTCGGATTAATGATTCGAGCCTTTGACTGTCCAAAAGTGAATGCCTGCATACCAGCACCTTTTACCTGACGCGATATAAACCATAGAAAAAAAACAATGAATATAATCGGTATTAGAAACGGAGCGAGATTAAGCAACCAGAAACGAAAGCCACTCGGACTTTTGACTTCTATTGTCACATCTACGAGAGATTCGAGAGCAACACCGTAGTTTATTAGTGTGTCAGTGAGTGCTGTGCCCACCTCTTTTTTTGATTTGCCTTCCCGCCCATCAACATAGATTATTTCAATGTTTTCTCCCTCAACCACTATAGTCGCAATCTCGCCTTTGTTTATCTCCTGGGCGAGTTGTGAGATTGGAATGATTTCTGTATCTTTCTGATTTTCCGTAAAGTACGAATATACGCTTATGAGGACGAAAAAAATAAGGAATGTGGTAATCAAATTAGCCCAGAATCGCTGTTTTTCCGGTACTTTTGGTATAAGAGGTTTATTCCCTCTCTTTTTCGTGTTTTTCTCTTTATGTTTCCTTTTAGTAAAGAGGTCCTTTCCAAATAAATTCATAGATGTATATTATACAGAAATATGACACGAAATAAAGGTCATGGCAATTTTGATTCAAAACCCCAATACCATAGCGCTTCGCGCTGGTTACATGGCAGGCAAAAAAATGCTGTAATAAATCTAATATGATACTTATAAAAAATAAAAAGGTGAATCTAAACTATGAAATTCTGAAGGAGTTTGAGGCCGGAATGGATTTATTGGGTTTTGAGGTAAAAGCACTGCGTGGGAAGCAGGGCTCTCTTGATGGCACACACATTACGGTACGCGGTGACGAGGCGTATTTAATCGGTGTATCCATTCCCCCGTATCAGCCAAGCAATACTCCAAAAGAGTATGATCCTCTGCGTAATCGCCGATTGCTTCTTACAAAAAAAGAAATTGGCGAACTTGCGGGCGCTGAGAGCAAAAAGGGCTTGACAATCGTGCCTATTTCAGTGTATAGTAAAGAACGAAAACTGAAGTTGCGGATTGCAATCGTACGCGGAAAGAAAAAATACGATAAGCGCGAAGATATAAAAAAGCGAGAAGCAAAACGAAAAATTAATCGTGAAATAAAAAGTTCTTTGAAATAGCAGGTCGTTCGCCTAAAGTATATTTTACGAATAAAATATGTTTTAGGGGGATGATCGGCCTAGACAATGGAATAATTCTTGTAATGTGCAAGGTATGTTCCCAAGGCACATTAAAAACCTTGGAACGCAAATAGGTGCAAACTTATCTGCAAAAGTAAAATCATTTGTTTCTCCGTACTTTACGGCAAATGATTTTGCATTCGCCCACGCGTAAAGTCTGGGTGACATCAGTGTATCGAGTGTCCGATGCGATGCATATGATGTTATATATTTCGGACTAGAAAATACAACTGTCTCGATGTATTTTTGAAACAAAGAGGCTTGGTGTCGTAATATTTTGTCTGCTTTAGACTTACAACACTGAAATTTTTAAAACAGACTATACCTTTGTAGAATCATCATAAGAATCTTCGTTGCACGCGAGTTCGATTCTCGCCATCTCCACCAGATATGAAAGTATTAAATTGCTTGTTTTAAGGGCTTTTATTTAGTATGAAAAAGAAAAAGCCCCTCGCTTTTTTTGCAAGGGACTCTCATAAAGATAGGCGTCGTCATAGTTAGGACAGCTCCTGTACTACCTGGTAAAACTCTTCCCACGACACAATTCGTTGTGCCACTTTTCCTTCTTGGATGTATTCATTATATCCCCAAGAGAAAAGGAAGAGATTTTGTACTACACCAACCAAAGGCTCTAGTTTGTCCAAGTCGTCGTCAATATAGACATCAAGACCCTGCGCCGCATCTTCTTTGCTATTTCCGTATCCAACACCAACAAAGTTAAGTGAAAGTCCTTGTCTGTGCGTCCACTCTTTCGCAATTTGTAGCGCAGTCTCGCTTCGTGATGTGACCACAAGAATTTCATGCCCCTCGTCTACTAATCTAGGAATATAGTGTGCCACCCCAGAGACTAACTCCATCAGAAAACCAATTTTTCTAGTTCCGTAAATAATCCTCTGGAGCTCCCTGTATTGATCTGATGTGAGATGTCCTTCGCCAATGACTATTTCCTTTTTGAACTTATGGGGCGGAATTTCAACTCCATAAAGCTCTTTTGCACCATCTGACTTTAGTTTCCCGCAGTCAGATACAACACCATCAAAATCAAGACCTATTTTCACTTTTTGACCTCCTCTTTTATACCGTGGTTTCTAAGCTAAACTTATACATTATTAGCAGTCAAGTCAATAAAAAATGTAGCAGGTTATAACGTCATTCGTTAATCCCCTTCTCTATAGAGATACGTGAGATATATGGAAGTATAAAATGGTTTGACATACGAGTTTAAAAAATATATGATAAAATCATATTAAAAATTAATACATTATTTTATGTCTACTATTTCTGTACCACTTTCAAAAGAACTTATTACTCATCTTGATCAACTCGTCGCTAGTACTGGTGCGACACGCGCAGCAGTCATGCGAAAAGCACTCGAAAACCTTGCAGAGGATGAAGCGGTTGAAGCAGTGTTGCGCGCAGAAAGAGAGGTTGCAGATGGTAAAATTCTCCGTGGTGATATAAAGAAGTTACTTTCAAAATAAACAATGGATGTATCACTTTCTCCGCAATTTAGAAAACAATTTCGGAAACTCGAACAATCATTACAGGAAGAAACGCTAGAAAAAATAGAGTTGTTTAAAGACAAGAATAACCACAAACAACTGAAAGTTCATGTATTACACGGACGATTAAAAGACCGTTATAGTTTTTCTGTTAATTATAAATTCAGAATTGTGTTTATGTATCTTTCAAAAAATGAAGCTGTGTTACTCGCAATCGGAGATCACTATGTATATAAATAAATACTGTAAATTTATAAAGGAGGTTAAAAATTAAATATACAAGATTTTATTTAAAAGCGATTCTAAACACTAAACAACAATAGTGTGATATTTCCATTAAAAGATTTCTTTCATCACTCTCGGAGTGTTTTGGAAACTCAGAGACCGCTACCACTGTTCAACAATATTTAGGCCAGGAACATACGTTCGGTTCTAGAAAAGATAACCCCAGTACCATAATGCTCCGCATTAGCTACGGCTAGCCCGTGCGGACGCCCTATGGGGCAGGCATCGTTCCCGCCAGAGGTGGACAGGCATTAATCTCCTACGTATATAGAAATACGTGAGATATATGGAAGTATAAAAAAGACCTTTAAATTATAAACCGAAAGACTTTTTTGAATGTTTGTGTACCACAAAAATCAGTCTGAAATTTTAGATAAAGCGAGCAACTCAGCAGACAATGCTAGAGTCCGAACAAAGTTAGATGTGTTTTTTTATGTATCGAAATTAGTTTTAGACCCAGCTAGAAGATAGCCAACAACGACAGTTACTATTGCAACCACAAAGTTACTCAAAATCATTGGGAACCATAAATTTAATTCCAAGTCAAAAAGCCCAATTAAAACAATTAAGTCTGCCAATAATAATATTACATACCACACTATTCCAGCTTCCCAAGCCGTACGTATGTAGTTTTGTTTCGTATCTCTATACACTAAAAATAGCGCCAAAGCTAAACCAATTCCTAGAGAGAATGCTTTGATTGCTCCAGTCCATAATAGAGCTATGGAGCCA
Proteins encoded in this region:
- the pyrC gene encoding dihydroorotase, translating into MKKIEMVKSDDWHCHVRDNEMLNTVLHFTQERFDRAIIMPNLLPPVTSIPLAKAYKKRIISALAKESNFTPLMTIYLTDKTNPQEIEKGFKEGVWVAAKLYPAGATTNSDAGVTDIKRIYQVFKKMQKIGMPLLVHGEQLIHNGNKVDIFDREIIFINQTLTPLLVEFPELKVVLEHITTKEASSFVWSMYKQHGNIAATITPHHLCINRNDIFEGGIRPDLYCLPIAKREVNRIALRKAATSGKKCFFLGTDSAPHFQHRKYDACGCAGIFNAPVGIELYASVFEEEGMLSTFESFASINGPKFYGLPVNKRKMTLIREPWTVPNEIVCSNSDILTPFMAGEKIPWKIAK
- the ftsH gene encoding ATP-dependent zinc metalloprotease FtsH, translated to MNLFGKDLFTKRKHKEKNTKKRGNKPLIPKVPEKQRFWANLITTFLIFFVLISVYSYFTENQKDTEIIPISQLAQEINKGEIATIVVEGENIEIIYVDGREGKSKKEVGTALTDTLINYGVALESLVDVTIEVKSPSGFRFWLLNLAPFLIPIIFIVFFLWFISRQVKGAGMQAFTFGQSKARIINPNDKTQRVLFKDVAGAKEAKDELIEIVDFLRNPKKFLDIGARIPKGIILMGAPGTGKTLLARAVAGEASVPFFSISGSEFVEMFVGVGASRVRDLFKTAKHASPAIIFIDEIDAVGRVRGTGVGGGNDEREQTLNQILVELDGFEPNEKVIVMAATNRPDVLDPALLRPGRFDRRVTIDLPDRKDREEILKIHARKKPLGEDVNFVVIAERTPGFSGADLYSLMNEGAILAAREDRKEVAQFDLVRSIEKVMLGPERKSHILSKKEKRITAYHEAGHALVSSILPHADPVHKISIISRGSAAGYTLKLPFEDRRMQSKREFLDDISASLGGYVAEKMVFGDLTTGPSNDLQVLTALARNMVTKYGMSDKMGPMALEGEGGHTLFGRGVNEKEYSEKVSAEIDSQVKEIIDGAYSKAEKILTEHRGALDAIANQLIEIETLEREEFEKILIANNITPKKKEDDKT
- the smpB gene encoding SsrA-binding protein SmpB produces the protein MILIKNKKVNLNYEILKEFEAGMDLLGFEVKALRGKQGSLDGTHITVRGDEAYLIGVSIPPYQPSNTPKEYDPLRNRRLLLTKKEIGELAGAESKKGLTIVPISVYSKERKLKLRIAIVRGKKKYDKREDIKKREAKRKINREIKSSLK
- a CDS encoding ribbon-helix-helix protein, CopG family, with amino-acid sequence MSTISVPLSKELITHLDQLVASTGATRAAVMRKALENLAEDEAVEAVLRAEREVADGKILRGDIKKLLSK